Proteins encoded in a region of the Cytobacillus pseudoceanisediminis genome:
- the hpt gene encoding hypoxanthine phosphoribosyltransferase: MKNDIEKVLISEEELQDKIKSLAAELTEEYQDRFPLAIGVLKGAMPFMSDLLKRVDTYLEMDFMDVSSYGNSMVSSGEVKILKDLDTSVEGRDILIIEDIIDSGLTLSYLVELFRYRKAKSIKIVTLLDKPTGRKADIKADYVGFIVPDEFVVGYGLDYAEKYRNLPYIGVLKPEVYSNND, encoded by the coding sequence ATGAAAAATGATATTGAAAAAGTACTGATTTCGGAAGAGGAGCTGCAGGATAAGATTAAATCCCTTGCTGCTGAACTCACTGAAGAATACCAGGACCGATTCCCGCTTGCCATTGGGGTGTTAAAAGGAGCAATGCCTTTTATGAGCGACCTTTTAAAGCGTGTGGATACATATCTTGAGATGGACTTCATGGATGTTTCAAGCTATGGGAATTCAATGGTTTCTTCAGGAGAAGTGAAAATTCTGAAAGATCTTGATACTTCTGTGGAAGGCAGAGATATTCTGATCATTGAGGATATCATCGACAGCGGCTTGACACTCAGCTATCTTGTTGAGCTGTTCCGCTACAGAAAAGCGAAAAGCATTAAGATTGTAACACTGCTTGACAAGCCAACAGGAAGAAAGGCTGATATCAAAGCTGATTATGTAGGATTTATTGTTCCTGATGAATTCGTAGTCGGCTACGGCCTGGATTACGCGGAAAAATACCGCAATCTTCCATATATTGGAGTCCTGAAGCCGGAAGTATACAGCAACAACGATTAA
- the tilS gene encoding tRNA lysidine(34) synthetase TilS, protein MLQEKVSAFLKKKGLDLNNKKIVVGVSGGPDSIALLHYFWNQRQQLQIELIAAHVDHMFRGEESFQDAMFVKDYCRKKAIPFEMERADVPEYMEKSGKSSQTAARDCRYSFFQRTAKKYGAEYIALGHHGDDQVETILMRLTRGSTGSARAGIPFKRPFGDYFIIRPFLCLNRAEIEDYCLKERLNPRRDPSNEKGIYSRNRFRQEVLPFLRKENPQVHEHFQRFSEDLQSDEAYLQELTVHKMNTVMKKKANEEISMDIDAFEAMPMPLQRRGIQLILNYLYKERPASLSASHIESIFSLMKSPHPSGNLDFPGGLHIVRSYRQCHFLFPKEPVQSYRYEIFEPACIKLPNSGSIILEYADCSDGILNNDTLVLDRESVSFPIIIRTREKGDRMTLKGMQGSRKIKDIFIDHKVPLHDRKTWPIVTDAQGRILWVPGLKKSHDDRQQQSCTSYIILKYIKQ, encoded by the coding sequence ATGCTCCAAGAGAAAGTGAGTGCTTTCCTTAAGAAAAAGGGATTGGATTTAAATAATAAGAAAATAGTAGTCGGTGTATCGGGAGGACCGGATTCAATCGCCCTGCTTCATTATTTTTGGAACCAGAGACAGCAGCTTCAAATAGAACTAATCGCCGCTCATGTCGATCATATGTTCAGAGGCGAGGAATCTTTTCAGGACGCCATGTTTGTGAAGGATTACTGCAGAAAGAAAGCCATTCCATTTGAAATGGAAAGAGCGGATGTACCGGAGTATATGGAGAAGTCCGGGAAGAGTTCCCAGACAGCTGCAAGGGATTGCCGCTACAGCTTCTTTCAAAGAACCGCCAAGAAATATGGGGCAGAGTACATAGCGCTGGGACATCATGGCGATGACCAGGTTGAAACCATATTAATGCGGCTCACAAGGGGAAGCACCGGCAGCGCAAGAGCAGGAATTCCTTTCAAGCGTCCATTTGGCGATTATTTTATCATCCGCCCTTTCCTGTGCTTGAATAGAGCCGAAATCGAAGACTACTGCCTGAAGGAACGCCTGAACCCCCGGCGGGATCCAAGCAATGAAAAAGGCATATACAGCCGCAACCGATTCAGACAGGAAGTGCTCCCATTCCTGAGAAAAGAAAACCCTCAGGTGCATGAGCATTTTCAAAGATTCAGTGAAGATTTGCAAAGTGATGAAGCATATCTGCAGGAATTAACGGTCCACAAAATGAATACAGTAATGAAAAAGAAGGCCAATGAGGAAATTAGTATGGATATCGATGCTTTCGAGGCAATGCCAATGCCTTTACAAAGGAGAGGGATTCAACTAATATTAAACTATCTTTATAAGGAAAGGCCGGCATCGTTATCGGCATCTCATATTGAGAGCATTTTTTCCTTAATGAAAAGTCCTCATCCATCGGGAAATCTAGATTTTCCAGGCGGTTTACATATTGTACGCTCCTACCGGCAATGCCACTTCTTATTCCCGAAGGAACCTGTACAATCCTATCGATATGAAATCTTCGAACCTGCATGCATTAAACTCCCAAACAGCGGATCGATTATCCTTGAATATGCTGACTGTTCTGATGGAATTCTAAACAATGATACCCTGGTATTAGACAGGGAGAGTGTTTCTTTTCCAATCATTATCAGGACTAGGGAAAAGGGAGACCGCATGACGCTTAAAGGAATGCAAGGGTCCCGAAAGATAAAGGACATTTTCATCGATCATAAAGTACCGCTGCATGATCGGAAAACATGGCCAATTGTGACAGATGCACAAGGCAGGATCCTGTGGGTGCCTGGTTTGAAGAAATCACATGATGATAGGCAGCAGCAATCTTGTACCAGCTATATTATTTTAAAATACATAAAGCAATGA
- a CDS encoding serine/threonine protein kinase, with the protein MMNHSLKSQCKVNPGTVIEGKWHRNRYTIIKELGYGANGIVYLAKNQNQQVALKMSDNGMSITSEVNVLKSFAKVQGSALGPSLLDVDDWDRRSGKVSFYVMEYIQGPDLLTFIQQKGSSWTGVLIVQLLNDLDSLHKAGWVFGDLKPDNLIVTGPPSKIRTIDVGGTTIQGRAIKEFTEFYDRGYWGLGTRKADPAYDLFAAAMIIINTAYPKRFAKTTGDFKQLKMMVRQKKELLKYEDVILNALQGHYSSAGEMRNDMLQLTRSNPVQRSTGNRNAGQKARPQPASRQVYRQKKQKGSIFETLLITLIVTLLYFLYIYGQLL; encoded by the coding sequence ATGATGAATCATTCTTTGAAGAGTCAGTGTAAAGTAAACCCTGGTACTGTAATTGAAGGAAAGTGGCACCGAAACCGATATACCATTATAAAGGAATTAGGGTATGGTGCGAATGGGATTGTTTATCTCGCTAAAAACCAAAATCAGCAGGTTGCTTTGAAAATGAGTGATAACGGGATGTCCATCACGTCTGAAGTGAACGTCCTTAAATCCTTTGCAAAGGTCCAAGGCTCTGCCCTCGGGCCTTCTTTGCTTGATGTGGATGATTGGGATAGGAGAAGCGGAAAGGTTTCGTTCTATGTAATGGAATATATACAGGGCCCTGATTTACTGACATTTATCCAGCAAAAAGGATCATCCTGGACCGGTGTTTTAATCGTACAGCTGCTGAACGATCTTGATTCCTTGCATAAAGCGGGCTGGGTTTTCGGTGATTTAAAGCCGGATAATTTGATCGTAACAGGCCCTCCTTCAAAAATACGCACCATAGATGTGGGTGGAACCACCATTCAAGGCAGGGCGATAAAAGAATTTACCGAGTTTTATGATCGCGGCTATTGGGGATTGGGGACCAGAAAGGCTGACCCGGCCTACGATCTCTTTGCTGCAGCCATGATTATAATCAATACGGCATACCCAAAAAGGTTTGCCAAGACAACCGGTGACTTCAAACAGCTCAAAATGATGGTCCGCCAAAAGAAAGAGCTGCTGAAATACGAAGATGTTATTCTAAATGCCCTGCAAGGCCACTATAGCTCGGCTGGTGAAATGAGAAATGATATGCTCCAGCTCACTCGTTCAAATCCTGTGCAAAGGAGCACGGGAAACAGGAACGCCGGACAAAAAGCCCGTCCTCAGCCTGCCAGCAGGCAAGTGTACAGGCAGAAAAAACAGAAAGGGAGCATCTTTGAAACTCTGCTGATTACCCTTATCGTGACGCTTCTTTATTTCTTATATATTTATGGGCAGCTGCTTTAA
- a CDS encoding VWA domain-containing protein, producing MKTGTLKQILLITDGCSNQGEDPVAMAALAKEQGITVNVIGVMEQDVIDEQGMNEIEGIAMSGGGVSQVVYSQQLSQTVQMVTRKAMTQTLQGVVNKELQQILGGSKTMEDLPPDQRGEVMEVVDELGETVELEVLVLVDTSASMKHKLPTVKEALLDLSLSLNARSGDNRFSVFVFPGKKKDVEKLLDWTPNLESLTSIFSKLTTGGITPTGPAIQEALNHFKKKRSLRSLLSRDDESFFEESV from the coding sequence ATGAAAACAGGAACATTGAAGCAAATTTTACTGATAACGGATGGCTGTTCAAATCAGGGTGAAGATCCCGTTGCCATGGCGGCCTTGGCCAAGGAGCAGGGAATAACTGTGAATGTCATCGGAGTCATGGAGCAGGATGTCATTGATGAGCAGGGAATGAATGAAATTGAAGGAATCGCGATGTCAGGAGGCGGTGTCAGTCAGGTTGTCTACTCTCAGCAGCTGTCCCAGACGGTACAGATGGTGACGAGAAAAGCCATGACCCAGACCCTTCAGGGAGTTGTGAACAAGGAGCTTCAGCAGATCCTCGGCGGTTCCAAAACAATGGAGGACCTTCCGCCTGATCAGCGCGGCGAGGTGATGGAGGTTGTGGATGAACTGGGTGAGACAGTCGAACTTGAAGTGCTGGTTCTCGTGGATACCAGTGCAAGTATGAAACATAAGCTTCCAACCGTTAAGGAAGCCTTGCTGGATCTTTCTCTAAGCCTTAATGCACGATCTGGTGATAACCGATTTTCCGTATTCGTATTTCCCGGGAAAAAGAAAGATGTCGAAAAACTGCTGGATTGGACGCCGAATCTTGAATCGCTGACCAGCATTTTCTCGAAATTGACAACAGGAGGGATTACGCCTACAGGTCCGGCTATTCAAGAGGCCTTAAACCATTTCAAGAAAAAACGTTCATTAAGGAGTTTGCTTTCCCGTGATGATGAATCATTCTTTGAAGAGTCAGTGTAA
- a CDS encoding S1 domain-containing RNA-binding protein — protein sequence MSIEVGSKLKGKVTGITKFGAFVELPEGSTGLVHISEVADKYVKDINEHLKVGDMVEVKVINVEKDGKIGLSIKKAKDRPERSERPERGDRKEFRPNSNSGRPRQNRSNDHRPKENFEAKMARFLKDSEDRLSSLKRHTESKRGGRGAKRG from the coding sequence ATGTCAATCGAAGTAGGCAGCAAGTTAAAAGGAAAGGTCACAGGCATTACAAAATTCGGAGCATTTGTGGAGCTGCCGGAAGGCTCAACGGGTCTGGTGCACATAAGTGAAGTCGCTGACAAGTATGTAAAAGATATTAATGAGCACCTCAAAGTGGGTGATATGGTTGAAGTGAAAGTCATTAATGTCGAAAAGGACGGCAAGATTGGATTATCCATCAAAAAGGCAAAAGACCGGCCTGAGCGTTCTGAAAGACCTGAAAGAGGCGACAGAAAAGAATTCAGACCTAATTCAAACTCTGGCCGACCTCGCCAAAACCGATCAAACGACCATCGCCCTAAAGAAAACTTTGAAGCCAAAATGGCTCGTTTCCTAAAGGACAGCGAAGATCGTCTGTCATCGCTAAAACGCCATACTGAATCCAAACGCGGAGGAAGAGGCGCTAAACGAGGATAA
- a CDS encoding FtsB family cell division protein, which yields MSATKKKNVAKMETSYVKQQEAAEISAGRKKKLLFRRLAAFFTLAAVVSFFMISTLVSQSAALEEKVEEKTRLDQELSDLKKKEVMLEEEIVKLNDDEYIAKLARKDYFLSDNNEIIFNLPEEETEKEKKKEKRPIDAILTLFFWFLYNI from the coding sequence GTGAGTGCCACCAAGAAGAAAAATGTAGCCAAAATGGAAACCAGCTATGTTAAACAGCAGGAAGCAGCAGAGATCAGTGCGGGCCGTAAGAAAAAGCTATTATTTCGCAGATTAGCGGCATTTTTCACACTGGCAGCCGTCGTTTCATTTTTTATGATTTCCACACTCGTTTCGCAGTCTGCTGCTCTGGAAGAAAAAGTGGAAGAGAAAACCCGGCTTGACCAGGAGCTTTCTGACCTTAAGAAAAAGGAAGTCATGCTCGAAGAAGAAATTGTTAAGCTGAATGATGATGAGTATATCGCGAAGCTTGCCCGCAAAGATTACTTCCTATCCGACAATAACGAAATCATTTTTAACCTCCCTGAAGAAGAGACGGAAAAAGAAAAGAAAAAGGAAAAAAGGCCGATTGACGCTATATTGACACTCTTTTTTTGGTTTCTGTATAATATATAG
- the yabQ gene encoding spore cortex biosynthesis protein YabQ, with the protein MTLTTQFVTMLAMIGMGSVFGAALDTYNRFLQRTRRKSWLVFINDILFWLVQGLAIFYILFLVNQGELRFYIFIALLCGFAAYQSLFKKMYLRVLEISIRMAISIYRFFVKTITLLIYKPIQGLIMALIAIAVMLGKGLYSLLKVILRVFWFILKVVFLPVKWILSLLWKLLPKKIKKTVEKLYNKLAGYLQLIKNYVLKWIAKWKKPKE; encoded by the coding sequence ATGACACTGACCACTCAATTTGTGACCATGCTGGCAATGATCGGCATGGGAAGTGTATTTGGGGCTGCCCTTGATACGTATAATCGTTTCCTGCAAAGAACCAGGCGGAAAAGCTGGCTTGTATTTATTAATGATATTCTTTTTTGGCTCGTCCAGGGCCTGGCAATCTTCTATATTTTATTTCTGGTGAATCAAGGCGAGTTAAGGTTTTATATTTTCATTGCTTTGCTGTGCGGTTTTGCCGCTTATCAAAGTTTATTTAAGAAAATGTATCTGCGGGTATTGGAGATATCCATCCGGATGGCGATCTCCATATACCGCTTTTTCGTGAAGACCATTACTTTGCTCATCTATAAGCCCATCCAGGGTCTTATTATGGCGTTAATTGCGATAGCCGTTATGCTTGGAAAAGGACTTTATTCCCTTTTAAAAGTCATACTTCGAGTCTTTTGGTTCATCTTGAAAGTGGTTTTTCTGCCTGTCAAATGGATTTTGTCACTTTTGTGGAAGTTATTGCCGAAAAAGATTAAAAAAACAGTCGAGAAGTTATATAATAAATTGGCAGGATATTTACAGCTGATAAAGAATTATGTTTTAAAATGGATTGCAAAGTGGAAGAAACCTAAAGAGTAA
- the yabP gene encoding sporulation protein YabP, with product MSQYYESSSNKTNTQEHDVIMRGRRLLDITGVKQVESFDNEEFLLETVMGFLAIRGQNLQMKNLDVDKGIVSIKGKVFDLVYIDDQNGDKAKGFFSKLFR from the coding sequence ATGAGTCAATATTATGAGTCAAGTTCAAACAAAACCAATACTCAGGAACACGATGTCATTATGAGAGGCAGAAGACTGCTCGATATTACTGGCGTTAAACAGGTCGAAAGCTTTGATAATGAAGAATTTTTGCTGGAGACGGTGATGGGTTTCCTGGCGATTAGAGGGCAGAACCTGCAGATGAAGAATCTGGATGTGGACAAGGGAATTGTTTCCATCAAGGGGAAGGTATTTGACCTTGTTTATATTGACGATCAGAATGGAGATAAAGCTAAAGGCTTCTTTAGCAAGTTGTTCCGATGA
- a CDS encoding RNA-binding S4 domain-containing protein, with translation MRLDKFLKVSRLIKRRTLAKEVSDQGRISINGQQAKASSTVKVGDELQIRFGQKLVTVKVERLQETTRKEEAAEMYSIVKEEKVESEA, from the coding sequence ATGAGATTAGATAAATTCTTAAAAGTATCAAGGCTTATAAAAAGAAGAACACTGGCAAAAGAAGTCTCCGATCAGGGAAGGATCTCCATAAATGGACAGCAGGCCAAAGCGAGCTCAACCGTTAAAGTGGGCGATGAACTTCAAATCCGCTTCGGGCAGAAGCTGGTAACGGTCAAAGTGGAGCGCCTGCAGGAAACGACCCGCAAGGAAGAAGCGGCGGAAATGTACTCGATTGTTAAAGAAGAGAAGGTTGAATCGGAAGCATAA
- the mazG gene encoding nucleoside triphosphate pyrophosphohydrolase encodes MKKITILGLGAGDLDQLPFGVYRKLKQAKVLYLRTKEHPVLRDLEQEGLTYQSFDHIYEKHEKFEEVYEEICEFLLEEALAKEITYGVPGHPLVAERTVQLLIERAPQRGIEIMIEGGQSFLDPLFQALKIDPIEGFQLLDGTDLNRDEIQVAQHVIIGQVYDQFVASDVKLTLMEKLPYDYAVYIVTAAGSKDEVIKQVQLHELDHNMELNNLTSVYVPPVKNDAVLYKDFSKLRSIIAELRGPNGCPWDKKQTHESLKKYLIEEAYELIEAIDNEDSEHMTEELGDVLLQVMLHAQIGEDEGYFTIDDVIEGLSEKMVRRHPHVFGDIQAENEEEVLKNWQSIKQEEKGEKQESMMDSVPKSFPNLMRAAEIQKKAAKVGFDWKEVEPAWEKVKEEIAEFEKEAVNLSPEMEAEFGDILFALVNIARFYKIDAEEAARKTNEKFIRRFTFVEERVMMSGSKFEDFTLEQLDEFWNEAKSKGY; translated from the coding sequence ATGAAAAAAATAACCATTCTCGGGCTTGGAGCAGGAGACTTGGATCAGCTTCCTTTTGGCGTATATCGAAAACTTAAACAGGCAAAGGTCTTGTACCTGCGGACAAAGGAGCATCCGGTTCTGCGGGATCTCGAACAAGAAGGGCTGACATATCAGTCTTTTGATCATATCTACGAAAAACATGAGAAATTCGAAGAAGTGTATGAGGAAATTTGTGAATTCCTCCTGGAAGAAGCCCTTGCCAAAGAGATTACATATGGAGTTCCAGGACATCCGCTTGTTGCGGAACGTACGGTGCAGCTTCTCATAGAGCGTGCTCCGCAGAGAGGCATTGAGATTATGATCGAAGGAGGACAAAGCTTCCTTGATCCTTTATTTCAGGCTTTGAAAATTGATCCGATCGAAGGATTTCAGCTTCTGGATGGAACCGATTTAAACAGAGATGAGATCCAGGTGGCCCAGCACGTCATCATTGGACAGGTTTATGACCAGTTTGTTGCGAGCGACGTCAAGCTGACACTGATGGAAAAGCTGCCTTACGATTACGCGGTTTATATTGTAACAGCTGCCGGCAGCAAGGATGAGGTTATTAAACAAGTACAGCTGCATGAACTGGATCATAATATGGAACTGAATAACTTAACTTCTGTATATGTGCCTCCTGTAAAAAATGATGCAGTCCTCTATAAAGATTTTTCAAAACTGCGGAGCATTATTGCGGAACTGCGGGGGCCAAACGGATGCCCATGGGATAAAAAGCAAACTCATGAATCATTGAAGAAATATTTAATTGAAGAAGCCTATGAGCTGATTGAAGCAATCGATAATGAAGATAGCGAGCATATGACAGAAGAACTGGGAGATGTCCTTCTCCAGGTGATGCTGCATGCACAGATTGGCGAAGACGAAGGTTATTTTACCATCGATGATGTGATCGAAGGACTTTCTGAAAAAATGGTCCGCCGTCATCCTCATGTCTTTGGTGATATACAGGCAGAAAATGAAGAAGAGGTGCTTAAAAATTGGCAGAGCATTAAGCAGGAAGAAAAGGGTGAAAAGCAGGAATCCATGATGGATTCTGTCCCGAAATCATTCCCGAACTTAATGAGAGCGGCTGAAATTCAGAAAAAAGCAGCAAAAGTCGGTTTTGACTGGAAGGAAGTTGAGCCTGCCTGGGAGAAGGTAAAAGAAGAGATTGCTGAATTCGAGAAGGAAGCCGTGAACTTAAGCCCCGAGATGGAGGCGGAATTTGGCGATATCCTGTTTGCGCTTGTAAATATTGCGCGTTTCTATAAAATTGATGCCGAAGAAGCTGCGAGAAAAACCAATGAAAAATTCATCCGCCGTTTTACTTTTGTGGAAGAACGGGTAATGATGAGCGGCAGTAAATTTGAAGACTTTACACTCGAGCAGCTCGATGAATTCTGGAATGAGGCAAAATCCAAAGGTTACTAA
- a CDS encoding putative polysaccharide biosynthesis protein → MKPVQTSGDLFKGAFILTIAALITKILSAVYRVPFQNIVGDVGFYIYQQVYPFYGIIIVLSTYGFPVIISKLYAEQAALKKEKDIQNLFAVSAFVLSIIGFIGFSILYWGSDWLAVRMGDPKLAILLRVVAAMFLLFPILSLFRGYFQGTGDMVPTAVSQVGEQLVRVITILLAAYLLVKGGNSLYMVGSGALFGAITGGLIAILILITFFYIKERKNLPSAIAIDFRQSGKLAKTIIIQGFAICISSLVLIFIQLADSFNLYSLLLTSGIEGEEAKALKGVYDRGQPIIQLGIVVATSMSLSLVPLISKEKMRNQPAFLHNKIRLALQIGILVGAAATAGLWNIITPANIMLFENSSGSDVLAILSLLILLSSLIITITGILQGLGFIFFPAAAILMGFAVKLGLNILLVPSYGTAGAAAASCLALAAVLIFLIAKLRLYLKISLISLRFLLVAGFAALMMSVVLQLYLQATAMLPIPDPGRMFAGFQALSGVALGALTYLYIIFKGNTFKEEELALLPLGSKLMFLLPKKTRR, encoded by the coding sequence TTGAAGCCCGTTCAGACATCTGGCGATTTGTTTAAAGGAGCGTTTATCCTTACGATCGCTGCCCTGATTACAAAAATTTTGAGTGCTGTTTACCGGGTCCCTTTTCAAAATATCGTTGGGGATGTAGGGTTTTATATATATCAGCAGGTTTATCCGTTCTATGGAATCATTATCGTGTTATCTACATATGGATTTCCTGTCATTATTTCAAAGCTTTATGCCGAGCAGGCCGCTCTAAAGAAAGAGAAGGATATTCAGAACTTATTTGCCGTTTCTGCCTTTGTTCTGTCCATAATAGGTTTTATCGGGTTCTCCATTCTGTATTGGGGTTCGGACTGGCTGGCTGTCAGGATGGGCGATCCGAAGCTGGCGATCTTACTCAGAGTGGTGGCAGCCATGTTTCTCCTTTTCCCGATTCTGTCCCTTTTCCGGGGATATTTTCAAGGCACAGGAGATATGGTTCCAACCGCAGTCTCCCAGGTAGGAGAACAGCTTGTCAGAGTCATTACCATCCTGCTCGCTGCTTATTTGCTTGTTAAGGGAGGAAATTCTCTATACATGGTGGGAAGCGGGGCCCTTTTTGGTGCCATAACCGGCGGACTTATTGCCATCCTGATTTTAATCACCTTCTTTTATATAAAAGAAAGAAAAAACCTGCCGTCCGCCATTGCCATCGATTTTAGACAAAGCGGCAAGCTGGCCAAAACGATTATCATACAGGGATTTGCCATCTGCATCAGCAGTCTCGTGCTTATTTTCATTCAGCTGGCAGATTCGTTCAATTTATACTCGCTTTTATTAACATCCGGAATTGAAGGAGAGGAAGCGAAGGCGCTGAAAGGTGTGTATGACCGCGGACAGCCGATTATCCAGCTGGGCATTGTTGTGGCAACATCCATGTCCCTGTCGCTGGTGCCGCTCATTTCCAAAGAAAAAATGAGAAATCAGCCTGCATTTCTTCATAATAAAATCAGACTTGCCCTTCAAATCGGCATTCTTGTTGGTGCTGCAGCAACGGCTGGCCTATGGAATATCATAACGCCTGCAAATATTATGCTGTTTGAAAACTCGTCAGGATCGGATGTCCTGGCGATTCTTAGTCTGCTGATCTTGCTGAGCAGCCTGATCATCACAATCACAGGCATCCTGCAGGGACTGGGATTTATCTTTTTCCCGGCAGCGGCTATTTTGATGGGATTTGCCGTGAAACTTGGCCTGAACATCCTATTGGTTCCTTCTTACGGCACAGCAGGTGCAGCGGCCGCATCGTGCCTGGCGCTTGCTGCCGTCTTAATTTTTCTTATTGCAAAGCTTCGTTTATATTTGAAGATATCATTGATTTCTCTGCGCTTTTTATTGGTGGCCGGATTTGCTGCTTTGATGATGTCGGTTGTTTTGCAGCTGTATCTTCAGGCCACAGCCATGCTGCCAATACCGGATCCGGGCAGAATGTTTGCCGGATTCCAGGCATTAAGCGGCGTAGCGCTGGGGGCCTTAACGTATTTGTATATCATATTTAAAGGCAATACTTTTAAAGAGGAAGAGCTTGCTCTGCTTCCGCTTGGAAGCAAACTCATGTTCTTGCTTCCCAAAAAGACTAGGAGATGA
- the spoVT gene encoding stage V sporulation protein T: MKATGIVRRIDDLGRVVIPKEIRRTLRIREGDPLEIFVDRDGEVILKKYSPISELSDFAKEYAEALYDSLGNPVLICDRDTYIAVAGGSKKDYLNKNISDLVEKTMEERSSVLVNQSGDISLVDGNTESSSAYTIGPIIANGDPIGAVIIFAKEDSLGDVEQKAVETAAGFLARQMES, encoded by the coding sequence ATGAAAGCAACAGGTATAGTTCGTCGAATCGATGATTTGGGTCGTGTAGTCATTCCTAAAGAAATCCGCAGAACACTGCGTATTCGTGAGGGGGACCCGCTGGAGATTTTCGTAGATCGTGATGGAGAAGTCATCTTAAAGAAATATTCACCAATCAGTGAACTGAGCGATTTTGCAAAAGAATATGCAGAAGCATTATATGACAGCCTGGGAAATCCAGTGTTAATCTGTGACAGAGATACTTACATTGCTGTTGCAGGAGGTTCTAAAAAGGATTACTTAAACAAAAACATAAGCGATCTTGTTGAAAAAACAATGGAAGAGCGCAGTTCAGTCCTGGTTAACCAGTCAGGCGACATCTCGCTTGTAGACGGGAACACAGAATCTTCCTCCGCTTATACAATCGGCCCAATCATTGCAAACGGCGACCCAATTGGAGCAGTTATCATTTTTGCAAAAGAAGATTCACTGGGCGACGTGGAACAAAAAGCAGTTGAAACAGCAGCAGGCTTCCTGGCCAGACAAATGGAATCATAA
- a CDS encoding anti-sigma-F factor Fin family protein encodes MAIHYHCRHCGTKIGSIEKSSVYSEQLGFHKLNDQERQEMISYEQSGDMHVKAICEDCQESLERNPDYHQQDFIIH; translated from the coding sequence ATGGCTATTCATTATCATTGCCGTCATTGCGGAACAAAGATTGGTTCAATAGAGAAAAGCTCAGTTTATTCAGAGCAGCTTGGCTTCCATAAGCTAAACGATCAGGAACGCCAGGAGATGATCTCCTATGAACAATCAGGAGATATGCATGTAAAAGCGATCTGTGAGGATTGCCAGGAATCACTGGAACGCAATCCGGATTATCATCAGCAGGACTTTATTATTCATTAA
- the pth gene encoding aminoacyl-tRNA hydrolase — MKLIVGLGNPGKQYDKTRHNIGFDVIDVLSDRLNIPLNQAKLKGVFGTGYVNGEKVFLLKPLTYMNLSGESIRAVMDYFEINDDELVVIYDDLDLPVGRIRLRQKGSAGGHNGIKSTIAHLGTQEFNRIRVGIDRPPSGMKVPDYVLGRFTKEEQAIMDETAKKCADACEEWFKKPFLQVMNDFNQ, encoded by the coding sequence ATGAAATTAATTGTAGGGTTGGGGAATCCCGGCAAGCAATATGATAAAACAAGGCACAATATTGGCTTTGATGTGATTGATGTCTTATCGGACCGGCTGAATATTCCTTTGAATCAGGCCAAGCTGAAAGGCGTATTTGGCACAGGTTACGTGAATGGAGAGAAAGTATTTCTGCTAAAACCTCTTACATATATGAATTTATCAGGAGAATCCATCCGGGCTGTTATGGATTATTTCGAGATAAATGATGATGAACTTGTGGTCATTTATGATGATCTGGATCTTCCTGTAGGCAGGATACGTCTCCGTCAAAAAGGGAGCGCAGGAGGCCATAATGGGATCAAATCTACAATCGCACATCTGGGAACACAGGAATTTAACAGAATCCGAGTTGGCATCGACCGTCCGCCGAGCGGCATGAAGGTGCCTGACTATGTGCTGGGACGTTTCACGAAAGAAGAACAGGCTATTATGGACGAAACGGCTAAAAAGTGCGCAGATGCCTGTGAGGAATGGTTCAAAAAACCATTTTTACAGGTAATGAACGATTTTAATCAATAA